In one window of Frigoriglobus tundricola DNA:
- a CDS encoding glycosyltransferase, with amino-acid sequence MPRTRAGAGAHADGPPALSGCLIVRDNAKTIGPCLESLRPWVDELVVVDTGSTDDTPRLAAALGARVFHFPWVDDFSAARNESVRHARGEWVFWMDSDDVIDAANGRALRTLADGPHPDTVFGYVVRVHCTGPDPALTDDVTVVDHVKLFRNRPDLRFEHRIHEQIIPAIRRAGGGVAWTDLFVVHAGYDHSPEGQARKKERDLRILHRELAEKPGHPFTLFNLGMTYADVGEPGRAAGYLEESLRASVLGDSQRRKAYALLAFCRAALGDAAGALRTCDAGLAECPEDVELRFRAGVYLHATGRLREAVAAYERVLAGGGPRYFTSLDRGVAGFKARANLAAVHADLGEWDPAERLLRAVTAEEPNYRPGWQGLGDLLLRRGRLDAAGAVAAELVGRPRLAAEGHLLAGRVAVARGRADDAGRAWEAALALGPTEPDVLERLARLAFEAGRDGPAERALRALAAAAPTDGAVHHNLGTVFLHARGRARPSPRSSGRSSCARTRSRHGCAWGTPCGTRATAPGRPRRGGPYSSPSRVTTRRRPRCATSGYRSDAPAPVRSSFGPRVATRTFVGAGDPAPGAFRRRSAGRAADGVTGHGGVDCAPASQVRKWTTRTHGRGA; translated from the coding sequence CTGCCCCGGACCCGCGCGGGGGCTGGTGCTCACGCCGACGGCCCGCCCGCGCTGTCTGGGTGCCTGATCGTCCGCGACAACGCGAAGACCATCGGCCCGTGCCTGGAGAGCCTGCGGCCGTGGGTGGACGAGCTGGTGGTCGTCGACACCGGCTCGACCGACGACACCCCCCGGCTCGCGGCCGCCCTCGGGGCCCGGGTGTTCCACTTCCCGTGGGTGGACGACTTCTCGGCCGCCCGCAACGAGTCGGTGCGCCACGCCCGCGGGGAGTGGGTGTTCTGGATGGACTCCGACGACGTGATCGACGCGGCCAACGGCCGGGCGCTGCGGACCCTGGCCGACGGCCCGCACCCCGACACGGTGTTCGGGTACGTGGTGCGGGTCCACTGCACCGGACCGGACCCGGCGCTGACCGATGACGTGACGGTGGTGGACCACGTCAAGCTGTTCCGCAACCGACCGGACCTGCGGTTCGAGCACCGGATCCACGAGCAGATCATCCCGGCGATCCGCCGGGCCGGGGGGGGCGTGGCGTGGACCGACCTGTTCGTGGTCCACGCGGGCTACGACCACAGCCCCGAGGGACAGGCCCGCAAGAAGGAGCGGGACTTGCGGATCCTGCACCGCGAACTCGCCGAGAAGCCCGGCCACCCGTTCACCCTGTTCAACCTGGGCATGACCTACGCCGACGTGGGCGAACCCGGGCGGGCGGCCGGCTACCTGGAGGAGAGCCTGCGGGCCTCGGTGCTCGGGGACTCCCAGCGCCGCAAGGCGTACGCGCTGCTCGCGTTCTGCCGGGCGGCCCTGGGCGACGCGGCCGGCGCGCTGCGGACGTGTGACGCGGGTCTGGCCGAGTGCCCGGAGGACGTGGAGTTGCGGTTCCGGGCCGGGGTGTACCTGCACGCGACCGGCCGGCTCCGCGAGGCGGTCGCGGCGTACGAGCGGGTCCTGGCCGGGGGCGGCCCGCGGTACTTCACCAGCCTGGACCGGGGGGTGGCCGGGTTCAAGGCCCGGGCCAACCTGGCGGCGGTCCACGCCGACCTGGGCGAGTGGGACCCCGCCGAGCGGCTGCTCCGGGCGGTGACGGCCGAGGAGCCGAACTACCGGCCCGGGTGGCAGGGGCTGGGCGACTTACTGCTGCGCCGGGGCCGGCTCGACGCGGCCGGTGCGGTGGCGGCCGAACTGGTGGGGCGGCCGCGGCTGGCCGCCGAGGGGCACCTGCTGGCCGGGCGGGTGGCAGTGGCCCGGGGCCGGGCCGATGACGCGGGGCGCGCGTGGGAGGCGGCCCTCGCGCTCGGCCCGACCGAGCCCGACGTGCTCGAGCGCCTGGCCCGCCTCGCCTTCGAAGCGGGCCGGGACGGGCCGGCGGAGCGCGCGCTGCGGGCACTGGCGGCCGCGGCCCCGACCGACGGGGCGGTGCACCACAACCTCGGGACCGTGTTCCTGCACGCACGCGGGCGCGCGAGGCCGTCTCCGCGTTCCAGCGGTCGCTCGAGCTGCGCCCGGACTCGGTCGCGACACGGGTGTGCCTGGGGTACGCCCTGCGGGACGCGGGCGACCGCCCCGGGGCGGCCTCGGCGTGGCGGGCCGTACTCGTCGCCGAGCCGGGTCACGACGAGGCGGCGGCCGCGCTGCGCGACCTCGGGCTACCGGTCTGATGCCCCCGCGCCCGTCCGCTCATCATTCGGTCCGCGTGTCGCCACGCGCACCTTCGTCGGCGCGGGGGATCCGGCACCCGGGGCGTTTCGTCGGCGGAGCGCTGGTCGAGCCGCGGACGGAGTTACGGGGCACGGAGGAGTCGACTGCGCGCCCGCGTCTCAGGTCAGGAAGTGGACCACACGAACACACGGGCGGGGAGCGTGA
- a CDS encoding class I SAM-dependent methyltransferase, whose product MGNFRDLCGLQPTERVLDVGSGTGRMAIPLTTYLTSGTYAGLEIVGESVRWCQRAYGRHPNFRFHHADVRNDRYNPRGQTPASEYRFPFDSGTFDFAFLTSVFTHLLPAATVNDLSEVTRVLRPGGHALITYFLLSDETATLIASGRIAHTFAHEFGCCRVDVPSVAEAAVAFSQTRVREMHAAAGLPVESVRCGAWSGRTDGLSWQDITISIKTISS is encoded by the coding sequence ATGGGCAATTTCCGCGACCTGTGCGGGCTTCAGCCCACGGAGCGCGTCTTGGATGTGGGGTCCGGGACGGGGCGAATGGCGATCCCACTAACCACCTATCTCACGTCCGGAACGTATGCGGGGCTCGAAATCGTGGGCGAGTCGGTGCGCTGGTGCCAGCGCGCGTACGGCAGGCACCCGAACTTCCGGTTCCACCACGCCGACGTGCGCAACGACCGGTACAACCCCCGCGGGCAAACGCCGGCGAGTGAGTACCGGTTCCCGTTCGATTCCGGCACCTTCGATTTCGCGTTCCTCACGTCCGTCTTCACCCACTTGCTCCCGGCCGCCACGGTGAACGATCTCTCCGAAGTGACCCGGGTGTTGCGCCCGGGTGGTCACGCCCTGATCACCTATTTCCTCCTCAGCGACGAGACGGCCACTCTGATCGCCTCGGGCAGGATCGCTCACACCTTCGCCCACGAGTTCGGCTGCTGCCGCGTGGACGTGCCGAGCGTGGCCGAAGCGGCCGTCGCGTTCAGCCAAACGCGCGTGCGGGAGATGCACGCCGCCGCGGGCCTGCCTGTCGAATCCGTCCGCTGCGGGGCGTGGTCCGGGCGGACCGACGGGCTGAGCTGGCAAGATATCACCATCAGCATCAAAACCATCTCATCCTGA
- a CDS encoding class I SAM-dependent methyltransferase, whose translation MMILLVGFYEDPDPGRHDELSTCLRCNVANDRLEEVHVFAEEALERDVAGTYPELRAAKVRVVAHGRRVTYRDLFAYAGRRLAGRRVVIANADIYFDDTLARLDAVDLAGRLLCLTRWDVRPDGSATFSDRGDSQDAWIFVAPVRDFSCDFHLGVPGCDNRLAWEADRAGLAVANPSRSVRALHLHTSQVRRYGAGALAGPLKFLPPAELETPAPSAGPAAPDGACAAVAFRETMGYTVARLEPGASSHVNDPRPFTTVPDPLRGLPFTQVVAYAVSPVEVTFRTAGKVYVLVGDDWAGARAATDWLGAAGVREALPSVRTERGTGFDVWSLTGAAGARVVLPTQVMLVAGELTKEGGAPGVPAAPVREAGANREPIFALTSLPPGRERVPRTRECIRSWQRAGLHVRAFNNPDEVAGLAEHYDVEFVAVAGTTESVFGKRLVPVHAMLDWAAERDAPVLLLNADIELRMSEWEVKRERWLADGGLCYFVRYNLDGTGTAEREPFGLDAFLFHGRDAAGFPRALLSLGRPFWDYWLPVTFAARGRAVHAIEYPAAFHRTHPLAWSPDDWHRCGTEFVRCAGEGAAGATQRVADRVRQDIERRKRPIAPAPPGIRDWVERALGTPAPKTVLELGTHRGTDTEWLARLPNVTVHAFEPDPRNHPAPAPNVTVRRAASADRDGTGPLFPSRHGPGGQEWTYSSSIKRPRNHLTRHAVSFGAPVAVELVALDTFTSRQGPASSTSSGRTSRAPRGRWSAGAAGLWSGRGTSTPSTPTTSCTRVRCRCTSWCACSPGSASSSPGRATCC comes from the coding sequence ATGATGATCCTGCTGGTCGGCTTCTACGAAGATCCCGATCCCGGTCGGCACGACGAGTTGTCGACGTGCCTCCGGTGCAACGTCGCGAACGATCGCCTCGAAGAGGTCCACGTCTTCGCCGAGGAGGCGCTCGAGCGCGACGTTGCGGGTACTTACCCGGAACTCAGAGCGGCCAAGGTCCGGGTGGTCGCGCACGGTCGCCGGGTGACCTACCGGGACCTGTTCGCTTACGCCGGCCGGCGGCTGGCGGGGCGCCGCGTGGTGATCGCCAACGCGGACATCTACTTCGACGACACCCTGGCCCGGCTCGACGCCGTTGATCTCGCCGGCCGGCTGCTCTGCCTCACCCGCTGGGACGTGCGCCCCGACGGGTCCGCCACCTTTTCGGACCGCGGGGACAGCCAGGACGCCTGGATCTTCGTGGCCCCGGTCCGGGACTTCTCATGCGACTTCCACCTGGGCGTTCCGGGCTGCGACAACCGCCTGGCTTGGGAGGCCGATCGCGCCGGCCTCGCCGTCGCGAACCCCAGCCGGTCGGTCCGGGCGCTCCACCTCCACACGAGCCAGGTCCGCCGCTACGGCGCCGGGGCGCTCGCCGGGCCGCTCAAATTTCTGCCACCGGCCGAACTCGAAACGCCCGCCCCGAGTGCCGGCCCCGCGGCCCCGGACGGGGCGTGCGCGGCCGTCGCGTTCCGCGAGACGATGGGCTACACCGTCGCCCGGCTGGAGCCCGGCGCCTCGTCGCACGTCAACGACCCGCGCCCGTTCACGACGGTCCCGGACCCGCTCCGCGGGCTCCCGTTCACACAAGTCGTGGCGTACGCCGTGTCCCCCGTCGAGGTCACGTTCCGGACCGCGGGCAAGGTGTACGTGCTGGTCGGCGACGACTGGGCCGGGGCCCGGGCCGCGACGGACTGGCTGGGCGCGGCGGGGGTCCGCGAGGCGCTGCCGTCGGTCCGCACCGAACGCGGGACCGGGTTCGACGTGTGGTCGCTGACCGGGGCGGCGGGCGCGCGGGTCGTCCTCCCGACCCAGGTGATGCTGGTCGCCGGCGAACTGACGAAAGAGGGCGGAGCCCCCGGCGTACCGGCCGCTCCGGTGCGGGAGGCGGGCGCGAACCGGGAGCCGATCTTCGCCCTCACGTCCCTCCCGCCGGGGCGGGAGCGCGTCCCGCGCACCCGCGAGTGTATCCGGTCGTGGCAGCGGGCCGGGCTCCACGTGCGCGCGTTCAACAACCCGGACGAGGTCGCCGGCCTGGCCGAGCACTACGACGTCGAGTTCGTTGCGGTGGCCGGCACCACCGAATCGGTCTTCGGCAAGCGCCTCGTTCCCGTCCACGCGATGCTCGACTGGGCGGCCGAACGGGACGCGCCGGTCCTCCTGCTCAACGCCGACATTGAGCTGCGGATGAGCGAATGGGAGGTGAAACGCGAGCGCTGGCTGGCCGACGGCGGGCTCTGCTACTTCGTTCGGTACAACCTCGACGGCACCGGGACCGCGGAGCGCGAACCGTTCGGCCTTGATGCCTTCCTGTTCCACGGCCGTGACGCCGCCGGGTTCCCGCGGGCGCTCCTGAGCTTGGGGCGACCGTTCTGGGACTACTGGCTCCCCGTCACGTTCGCGGCCCGCGGGCGGGCGGTCCATGCGATCGAGTACCCGGCGGCCTTCCACCGGACCCACCCGCTCGCCTGGTCCCCGGACGACTGGCACCGGTGCGGGACCGAGTTCGTGCGGTGCGCCGGTGAGGGGGCCGCCGGCGCCACCCAGCGCGTGGCCGACCGCGTGCGGCAGGACATCGAGCGCCGCAAGCGGCCGATCGCCCCCGCCCCGCCGGGGATCCGGGACTGGGTGGAGCGCGCCCTCGGCACGCCCGCGCCCAAAACCGTCCTCGAACTCGGGACCCACCGGGGCACGGACACGGAGTGGTTGGCGCGGCTCCCGAACGTCACCGTCCACGCGTTCGAGCCCGACCCCCGCAACCACCCGGCGCCCGCCCCGAACGTGACCGTCCGCCGCGCCGCGAGCGCCGACCGCGACGGGACCGGCCCGCTGTTCCCGAGCCGGCACGGGCCGGGCGGCCAGGAATGGACCTACTCGTCGTCCATCAAGAGGCCGAGGAACCACCTGACGCGCCACGCGGTGTCGTTCGGCGCCCCCGTGGCCGTCGAACTGGTCGCGCTCGACACCTTCACCAGCCGCCAGGGCCCGGCGTCATCGACTTCATCTGGGCGGACCTCCAGGGCGCCGAGGGGCAGATGGTCCGCGGGGGCCGCCGGACTCTGGAGCGGACGCGGTACCTCTACACCGAGTACCCCGACGACGAGCTGTACGAGGGTCAGGTGCCGCTGCACGAGCTGGTGCGCTTGCTCCCCGGGTTCCGCGTCGTCGAGCCCTGGCCGGGCGACGTGCTGCTAG
- a CDS encoding glycosyltransferase yields the protein MDKNHYHRYRALAARPGVTLFGPGLPGYRAGMSLREAVDAACGGRWPDVVVHGCDPKTSEVPLVTDLGEAPVPTAVELLDSWAFEDRQVDFIRRHRFTAVLMQEAGHHIDFYRQRCPGVEFVWTPNAVDTRVFRDHAGTREYDVIVYGALNPEVYPLRARLAALLARQTEFRVLHLPHPGYYPTGAAAAGVVAGADLARAINRAWLGVATQSIYRCFLMKYLELGACGTLVAGDVPETARDVFADDFVDLRLGDADEVLMAKLRAALADKGRLRDRAAAVARRVAAGFSLDAFADRILAALGRLAAGGGHGSDPPPTAPGAPDRSAPGAPRPGAPGRLRRCPGPARGLVLTPTARPRCLGA from the coding sequence ATGGACAAGAACCACTACCACCGGTACCGGGCCCTGGCGGCCCGGCCCGGCGTCACCCTGTTCGGCCCGGGGCTGCCCGGCTACCGGGCCGGGATGAGCCTCCGGGAGGCGGTGGACGCGGCGTGCGGCGGGCGCTGGCCGGACGTTGTGGTCCACGGGTGCGACCCGAAGACCTCGGAGGTGCCACTGGTGACCGACCTCGGCGAGGCGCCGGTCCCGACGGCGGTGGAGCTGCTCGACTCGTGGGCGTTCGAGGACCGGCAGGTGGACTTCATCCGGCGGCACCGGTTCACCGCCGTTCTGATGCAGGAGGCCGGGCACCACATCGACTTTTACCGGCAGCGGTGCCCGGGGGTCGAGTTCGTCTGGACCCCGAACGCCGTCGACACCCGCGTGTTCCGCGACCACGCCGGGACCCGCGAGTACGACGTCATCGTGTACGGGGCGCTCAACCCGGAGGTGTACCCGCTGCGGGCCCGGCTGGCGGCGCTGCTCGCCCGGCAGACCGAGTTCCGGGTCCTGCACCTGCCCCACCCGGGGTACTACCCGACCGGGGCCGCGGCCGCGGGCGTGGTCGCCGGGGCGGACCTGGCCCGTGCCATCAACCGGGCCTGGTTGGGCGTCGCGACCCAGAGCATCTACCGGTGCTTCCTGATGAAGTACCTGGAGCTGGGGGCGTGCGGGACGCTCGTGGCCGGCGACGTGCCGGAGACGGCCCGGGACGTGTTCGCCGACGACTTCGTGGACCTGCGGCTCGGGGACGCCGACGAGGTGCTCATGGCCAAGCTGCGGGCGGCGCTGGCGGACAAGGGCCGGTTGCGGGACCGGGCCGCGGCCGTCGCCCGCCGGGTCGCGGCCGGGTTCTCACTGGACGCGTTCGCGGACCGCATCCTGGCGGCGCTGGGCCGCCTGGCCGCCGGCGGGGGCCACGGGTCCGATCCGCCGCCCACTGCGCCCGGCGCCCCGGATCGGTCGGCACCCGGTGCGCCCCGGCCCGGCGCGCCGGGCCGCCTTCGCCGCTGCCCCGGACCCGCGCGGGGGCTGGTGCTCACGCCGACGGCCCGCCCGCGCTGTCTGGGTGCCTGA
- a CDS encoding DUF4198 domain-containing protein has protein sequence MSRYVQTLAAVLATAVGSAPAHDTWVQTNTNIVRTGDAIHIDLLLGNHGNDHRDFKVAGKLSADAIQTFEVIAPGGKKYDLKPDAADLGYAPKEGFHSAKFVAAKPGLYVAAQRSDAVVTHGKPVRSVRSAKAFFVVSDSLDKVAKDQRGYDEPLGHKLELVPETNPVVPMGPGTPIKVKLLFEGKPLAGTKVSFVPRGTALKEGADPEHDRTTGPDGRAVFTPKTGNYYLVVAHHPRADRGEGYEATLYSATLTVFVPEKCPCCGD, from the coding sequence ATGAGCCGTTACGTCCAGACACTGGCCGCCGTACTCGCCACCGCCGTCGGATCCGCACCGGCCCACGACACCTGGGTGCAAACGAACACCAACATCGTTCGCACCGGGGACGCGATCCACATCGACTTGTTGCTCGGCAACCACGGTAACGATCACCGCGATTTCAAGGTCGCCGGCAAGCTCTCCGCGGACGCAATCCAGACGTTCGAGGTGATCGCCCCGGGCGGCAAGAAATACGACCTCAAGCCCGACGCCGCCGACCTCGGGTACGCCCCGAAGGAGGGGTTCCACTCGGCCAAGTTCGTGGCCGCCAAACCCGGCCTGTACGTGGCCGCCCAGCGCTCCGACGCGGTCGTCACCCACGGCAAGCCGGTTCGGTCGGTCCGCAGCGCGAAGGCGTTCTTCGTGGTCAGCGATTCGCTCGACAAGGTGGCCAAGGATCAGCGGGGGTACGACGAGCCGCTCGGGCACAAGCTCGAACTGGTGCCCGAAACGAACCCGGTGGTCCCGATGGGTCCGGGCACCCCGATCAAGGTGAAACTGCTGTTCGAGGGCAAGCCACTTGCCGGTACGAAGGTGTCATTCGTCCCGCGGGGTACGGCTCTGAAGGAGGGTGCCGACCCCGAACACGATCGCACCACCGGACCGGACGGGCGGGCCGTGTTTACCCCCAAAACCGGCAACTACTACCTCGTCGTCGCGCACCACCCCCGCGCGGACCGGGGCGAGGGCTACGAGGCGACCCTGTACTCGGCCACGCTGACCGTGTTCGTACCGGAGAAGTGCCCCTGCTGCGGCGACTGA
- a CDS encoding MarC family protein: protein MSQEFTGTLLVIVAGLFPVINPPGAGFIILSLVPDATPAQRADLARRITVNSFLLLLGALSIGAYVLSFFGVSIPVLRVAGGIVIGSAGWNLLHSSADEKKAHAVPPDATTNLAEQAFYPLTLPITVGPGSIAVAIALATGSPGHGLTALNLAAVGVALLVLCASIYLCVRYAAAVERLLGAVGSRVAMRLFAFILFCIGVQIFWLGLAELLGSLPGK from the coding sequence GTGTCTCAGGAATTTACCGGCACATTGCTGGTGATCGTTGCCGGCCTGTTTCCGGTCATCAACCCGCCGGGCGCCGGGTTCATCATTCTGTCCCTGGTCCCGGACGCGACCCCGGCCCAGCGGGCCGACCTGGCCCGGCGGATCACGGTCAACAGCTTCCTGCTCCTGCTCGGCGCGCTCTCGATCGGTGCGTACGTGCTGTCCTTCTTCGGGGTCTCGATCCCGGTGCTCCGCGTCGCGGGCGGCATCGTGATCGGTAGCGCCGGGTGGAACCTGCTGCACTCGTCGGCCGACGAGAAGAAGGCCCACGCGGTCCCGCCGGACGCGACCACGAACCTCGCCGAGCAGGCGTTCTACCCCCTGACCCTGCCGATCACCGTCGGCCCCGGCTCGATCGCCGTGGCGATCGCACTGGCGACCGGTTCGCCCGGTCACGGGCTGACGGCCCTGAACCTCGCCGCCGTGGGCGTGGCGCTCCTGGTCCTGTGCGCCAGCATCTATCTGTGTGTGCGGTACGCCGCCGCCGTGGAGCGCCTGCTGGGGGCGGTTGGCTCGCGCGTCGCCATGAGACTGTTCGCGTTTATTCTGTTTTGCATCGGTGTTCAGATCTTCTGGCTCGGCTTGGCAGAGCTCCTCGGGTCGCTCCCTGGAAAGTGA